In the genome of Nocardioides marmoribigeumensis, one region contains:
- a CDS encoding diacylglycerol/lipid kinase family protein has translation MRTLGGTTFRDCLVVANPAAGSIQDDTASRVATAVARSGALEGPLRLVRTEGPGHAAALAAGDPAELVVAIGGDGTVSEVTQVLAGTDRTLCALPAGSGNSTARALWGDRSCDEVTDLLRHGRTRTWRIDLLRLAELDAVSVLGTSTGFLAQVLADAAAYDGVLSGIDRYYAAAAGLLSDMPDSPTRVSVDGAVLSDGPTSSVAIGGGRHRARAFEFLPRSVLDDGLLDVSTIEHLTGEATERVAATIPTGDHLDLPGVTYARGREVVVERTDGHPLVAEHDGTVVDVGPRLTASVMPAALTVLTVLDRPRP, from the coding sequence GTGAGGACGCTCGGCGGCACGACCTTCCGGGACTGCCTCGTCGTCGCCAACCCGGCGGCCGGCAGCATCCAGGACGACACCGCCTCCCGGGTCGCCACCGCGGTGGCGCGCTCGGGTGCACTCGAGGGCCCGCTTCGCCTGGTCCGCACCGAGGGCCCCGGCCACGCCGCGGCGCTCGCCGCGGGAGACCCGGCCGAGCTCGTCGTCGCGATCGGCGGGGACGGCACGGTCAGCGAGGTCACCCAGGTGCTCGCCGGCACCGACCGGACGCTGTGCGCCCTCCCCGCCGGCAGCGGCAACTCGACCGCCCGCGCGCTGTGGGGTGACCGCTCCTGCGACGAGGTCACCGACCTGCTGCGGCACGGCCGGACCAGGACCTGGCGCATCGACCTGCTGCGCCTCGCCGAGCTCGACGCGGTGTCGGTGCTCGGCACGTCCACCGGGTTCCTCGCGCAGGTGCTCGCCGACGCCGCGGCGTACGACGGCGTGCTGAGCGGGATCGACAGGTACTACGCGGCCGCCGCCGGACTCCTCTCCGACATGCCCGACTCCCCCACCCGCGTGAGCGTCGACGGAGCCGTGCTCAGCGACGGGCCGACGAGCTCGGTCGCGATCGGCGGCGGGAGGCACCGTGCCCGCGCGTTCGAGTTCCTGCCGCGATCGGTGCTCGACGACGGGCTGCTCGACGTCAGCACCATCGAGCACCTCACCGGGGAGGCGACCGAGAGGGTGGCCGCCACGATCCCGACCGGCGACCACCTCGACCTGCCCGGCGTGACCTACGCCCGCGGTCGCGAGGTCGTCGTGGAGCGCACCGACGGCCACCCCCTCGTCGCCGAGCACGACGGCACCGTCGTCGACGTCGGACCGCGCCTCACCGCCAGCGTCATGCCCGCCGCGCTCACCGTCCTCACCGTCCTCGACCGTCCTCGACCCTGA
- a CDS encoding fatty acid desaturase family protein has product MTLLTAAPEQPLHPAAGPGILPRSDWPSIGNQHWTELQRRIKAAGLMDPKPVYYWAKITSNLAMLVASWVALFVVGDSWWFLVVAAAMAFCYTQTGFIGHDIGHRQVTRSRRGQDLLGLLHGNLLMGFSYGWWVGHHNSHHSNPNHLEKDSDIVRRRAIFIPDQGFAEKRRTRGTQFIVRHQHLLFYPLLSTESLGLRTESLKALRARLPRLTRTETVLILTHLALYFGTLVWVLGPLKALLFVLTMNAMFGVYIGAVFAPNHKGMPIQLPEEEWGWLTRQVVTSRNIRSSYLIDFLYGGLNYQVEHHLYPAMPRKNLRHARPITKAYCAEIGLPYHEVGVVRSFTEVIAHLYRTTKSYQALAATQKEI; this is encoded by the coding sequence ATGACCCTCCTGACCGCCGCTCCCGAGCAGCCCCTCCACCCGGCAGCCGGACCGGGCATCCTGCCGCGGTCGGACTGGCCGTCCATCGGCAACCAGCACTGGACCGAGCTCCAACGCCGCATCAAGGCGGCCGGTCTTATGGACCCGAAGCCGGTCTACTACTGGGCCAAGATCACCTCCAACCTAGCGATGCTCGTCGCGTCGTGGGTGGCCCTCTTCGTCGTCGGCGACTCGTGGTGGTTCCTCGTGGTCGCGGCCGCCATGGCCTTCTGCTACACGCAGACCGGCTTCATCGGCCACGACATCGGGCACCGCCAGGTGACCCGCAGCCGCCGCGGGCAGGACCTCCTCGGGCTCCTGCACGGCAACCTGCTGATGGGCTTCTCCTACGGCTGGTGGGTGGGTCACCACAACAGCCACCACTCGAACCCCAACCACCTGGAGAAGGACTCCGACATCGTCCGCCGGCGGGCGATCTTCATCCCCGACCAGGGGTTCGCGGAGAAGCGCCGCACGCGCGGGACGCAGTTCATCGTGCGGCACCAGCACCTGCTGTTCTACCCGCTGCTCTCCACCGAGTCGCTCGGCCTGCGCACCGAGTCCCTCAAGGCGCTGCGGGCCCGGCTGCCGCGCCTGACCCGCACCGAGACGGTGCTGATCCTCACCCACCTCGCCCTCTACTTCGGCACGCTGGTGTGGGTCCTCGGCCCCCTCAAGGCGCTGCTGTTCGTGCTCACCATGAACGCGATGTTCGGGGTCTACATCGGCGCGGTCTTCGCCCCCAACCACAAGGGGATGCCGATCCAGCTGCCCGAGGAGGAGTGGGGGTGGCTCACCCGCCAGGTCGTCACCTCGCGCAACATCCGGTCGTCGTACCTCATCGACTTCCTGTACGGCGGTCTCAACTACCAGGTCGAGCACCACCTCTACCCGGCCATGCCGCGCAAGAACCTGCGCCACGCGCGCCCGATCACCAAGGCCTACTGCGCCGAGATCGGCCTGCCCTACCACGAGGTCGGCGTCGTCCGGTCCTTCACCGAGGTCATCGCGCACCTCTACCGCACCACGAAGTCCTACCAGGCCCTCGCCGCCACCCAGAAGGAGATCTGA
- a CDS encoding class I SAM-dependent methyltransferase has protein sequence MSVLDRPTDVGQLRPSQTAEITCAQRAGETLRPADRRLIDDPVARVFVTRPLRRLMVRNRVTSRLTLRTFDHLYGGFMAIVLLRNRWFEELLAELVSDGVTQVVSLGAGYDTTAWRLDLGGATLFEVDAPPTQELKRSLTRGLEPRGDLRYVACDFETDSLPERLLEAGFDPTRPALFVWYGVSFFLTPAAVRVTLEDVAGLAAVGSRFVWDYLDPSVVDGTTRYRGALRARAAVAKRGEPYTYGLTADGAEKVMELHGFRVEDNLSMAQLAGRYGGPRGFAYSTDDFFGIVTGVRVRDVP, from the coding sequence ATGTCCGTGCTCGACCGCCCCACCGACGTCGGCCAGCTCCGGCCCAGCCAGACCGCCGAGATCACCTGCGCGCAGCGGGCCGGCGAGACCCTGCGGCCTGCCGACCGCCGCCTCATCGACGACCCCGTCGCACGGGTCTTCGTCACCCGGCCCCTGCGCCGGCTGATGGTCCGCAACCGGGTCACCTCGCGCCTCACCCTGAGGACCTTCGACCACCTCTACGGCGGGTTCATGGCGATCGTCCTGCTGCGCAACCGCTGGTTCGAGGAGCTGCTCGCCGAGCTCGTGTCCGACGGGGTCACCCAGGTGGTCAGCCTGGGAGCCGGCTACGACACGACCGCGTGGCGGCTGGACCTCGGCGGCGCCACGCTCTTCGAGGTCGACGCCCCTCCGACCCAGGAGCTGAAGCGCTCCCTCACCCGCGGCCTCGAACCGCGCGGTGACCTGCGCTACGTCGCCTGCGACTTCGAGACCGACTCGCTTCCCGAGCGCCTGCTCGAGGCCGGCTTCGACCCCACGAGGCCCGCGCTGTTCGTCTGGTACGGCGTCTCGTTCTTCCTCACCCCCGCCGCCGTCCGCGTCACCCTGGAGGACGTCGCCGGGCTGGCCGCCGTCGGCAGCCGGTTCGTCTGGGACTACCTCGACCCGTCGGTGGTCGACGGCACGACGCGCTACCGCGGGGCCCTGCGCGCGCGGGCCGCGGTGGCCAAGCGTGGCGAGCCCTACACCTACGGGCTCACCGCCGACGGCGCGGAGAAGGTCATGGAGCTGCACGGCTTCCGCGTCGAGGACAACCTGTCGATGGCCCAGCTCGCAGGACGGTACGGCGGCCCGCGCGGTTTCGCCTACAGCACCGACGACTTCTTCGGGATCGTCACCGGGGTCCGCGTCCGGGACGTGCCGTGA
- a CDS encoding MmgE/PrpD family protein — translation MTAIERLSTWASSVRLPDVPDRVVALAESQVLSQLAAARAGLQHPLGQRLVAGLGRPFDGAAAQSAYVLAGLTSWLHFDDTAYAGHLSNSTATVPLAYAHALELDGEQLLTAVVVANECAARIAAAATLGRFRGQNAAHTHVAGAVAGRLAAEAAPRQQWVDALGLAFSLPPYPLLPAFLSSDAKTLSASVPVRLGLDACDAAAAGLQGHPGILEEPDGFLDRFATVPLPEAVDLDLGVRWHTDSLSFKVHPGGPGLDAAVDCASELVSRLGLLEEADVASVVVETSLYTIVVEQRAGAFVDGPRSPVHALVFHTPYAVATTLLTGSFSGPDLAPPRLDDDARWALAARVRLEHDEAMTRESLRCEVPFGEAVRQAGPRAEAWLSEVGGDWLVDLVGTPPPPSPTFDGVAKATPARVVLTLADGSVHVAERSIPVGATGDPSRDHHASLVRRKWSSVGGDEKVADLALSLRTASASDVRLMLEAALTP, via the coding sequence GTGACGGCGATCGAGCGGCTGTCCACCTGGGCGTCCTCGGTGCGCCTGCCGGACGTCCCCGACCGGGTCGTCGCGCTCGCGGAGAGCCAGGTGCTCTCGCAGCTCGCGGCGGCCCGCGCCGGGCTCCAGCACCCGCTCGGGCAGCGGCTGGTCGCGGGGCTGGGCCGTCCCTTCGACGGCGCCGCCGCGCAGTCGGCGTACGTCCTCGCCGGGCTGACGTCGTGGCTGCACTTCGACGACACGGCCTATGCCGGCCACCTGTCCAACTCGACCGCGACCGTGCCGCTGGCCTACGCCCACGCGCTGGAGCTCGACGGCGAGCAGCTGCTGACCGCCGTGGTCGTCGCCAACGAGTGTGCGGCGCGGATCGCGGCGGCCGCCACGCTGGGCCGTTTCCGCGGGCAGAACGCCGCCCACACGCACGTCGCGGGCGCGGTCGCGGGACGCCTCGCCGCCGAGGCGGCGCCGCGGCAGCAGTGGGTGGACGCGCTGGGGCTGGCGTTCAGCCTCCCGCCCTACCCGCTCCTGCCGGCCTTCCTCAGCAGTGACGCGAAGACGCTCAGCGCCTCGGTGCCGGTGCGTCTCGGGCTCGACGCCTGCGACGCCGCGGCGGCCGGGCTGCAGGGGCACCCCGGGATCCTCGAGGAGCCGGACGGCTTCCTGGACCGCTTCGCGACCGTGCCGCTTCCGGAGGCCGTCGACCTCGACCTCGGCGTGCGCTGGCACACCGACTCCCTGTCCTTCAAGGTCCACCCGGGCGGGCCCGGCCTGGACGCCGCGGTCGACTGCGCCTCGGAGCTCGTGTCCCGCTTGGGGCTCCTCGAGGAGGCCGACGTCGCGTCGGTGGTGGTGGAGACCTCGCTCTACACGATCGTGGTCGAGCAGCGCGCCGGCGCGTTCGTCGACGGCCCCCGCTCGCCCGTGCACGCCCTGGTCTTCCACACGCCGTACGCCGTGGCGACGACGCTGCTCACCGGGTCCTTCTCGGGGCCTGACCTCGCCCCGCCGCGGCTCGACGACGACGCCCGGTGGGCCCTGGCCGCGCGGGTGCGGCTCGAGCACGACGAGGCGATGACGCGCGAGTCCCTGAGGTGCGAGGTGCCGTTCGGCGAGGCCGTGCGGCAGGCCGGCCCCCGGGCCGAGGCCTGGCTCTCCGAGGTCGGCGGCGACTGGCTGGTGGACCTCGTCGGCACGCCGCCACCGCCCTCGCCGACCTTCGACGGCGTGGCCAAGGCGACCCCCGCCCGCGTGGTGCTCACGCTGGCCGACGGGTCGGTGCACGTCGCGGAGCGCTCGATCCCCGTCGGCGCGACCGGTGACCCCTCACGCGACCACCACGCCTCGCTGGTGCGACGCAAGTGGTCGTCCGTGGGCGGGGACGAGAAGGTCGCCGACCTCGCCCTGTCGCTGAGGACCGCCTCGGCCTCCGACGTGCGCCTCATGCTCGAGGCCGCACTCACGCCCTGA
- a CDS encoding SRPBCC family protein — protein sequence MPVIDETVTVPAPVPTVFSYLVDGENLPAWDSSIIECTRVAGAAEVAVGTRYAGVSRIMGKRLPWTTEVVEHTPDRSATSRSVEGSLSFTATYEVEAVPGGTRVRYLLQADSGLGGAFGKVMEPLVEKAQTKVVRANLQHLVATFAKVA from the coding sequence ATGCCCGTCATCGACGAGACCGTGACCGTCCCAGCGCCCGTGCCGACCGTGTTCTCCTACCTGGTCGACGGCGAGAACCTCCCGGCCTGGGACAGCTCGATCATCGAGTGCACCCGGGTGGCCGGGGCCGCCGAGGTCGCGGTCGGCACGCGCTACGCCGGCGTCAGCAGGATCATGGGCAAGCGCCTCCCCTGGACCACCGAGGTCGTCGAGCACACCCCCGACCGCAGCGCGACCAGCCGCAGCGTCGAGGGGTCCCTCAGCTTCACCGCGACCTACGAGGTCGAGGCCGTCCCGGGCGGCACCCGTGTCCGCTACCTGCTGCAGGCCGACTCCGGCCTGGGTGGGGCCTTCGGCAAGGTGATGGAGCCCCTGGTCGAGAAGGCGCAGACCAAGGTCGTCCGCGCCAACCTCCAGCACCTCGTCGCGACGTTCGCGAAGGTGGCCTGA
- a CDS encoding SDR family oxidoreductase, which produces MTRTILLTGASGVVGKALLPRLLRSGDRVVALVHRTPVTHPGVTSIRGDVAAPRLGLSERDHAALARQVDVVVHAAAVTDFNRSDGSLEATNIAGTSNMVALAEAAGALLYHVSTAFVGVGSTVGRGEQAAGYAASKAQGEDVVRRATVPHVILRPSVVIGDSETGEMAAFQGLHQVVQGLFAGLVPIIPFDAAWPIDFVPVDVVADCIATVVEKRVTEGELWLAAGDRALRLDDAMDVAVEWAHRCGVEVDTPRFVTPDLWDRLIAPVFLDELPDFVARSVTRMLEFFTTYLQDGQTKPSSLRELEALGAMPLPDQTESLAASLHHWADVKGHHLCEATRSAA; this is translated from the coding sequence ATGACGCGCACGATCCTCCTCACCGGTGCCTCGGGCGTCGTCGGCAAAGCCCTGCTGCCGCGCCTGCTGCGGAGCGGCGACCGGGTCGTCGCCCTGGTCCACCGCACTCCCGTCACCCACCCCGGCGTCACCAGCATCCGCGGCGACGTCGCCGCCCCGCGGCTGGGGCTCTCCGAGCGCGACCACGCCGCCCTGGCCCGCCAGGTCGACGTCGTGGTCCACGCCGCCGCCGTCACCGACTTCAACCGCAGCGACGGGTCGCTCGAGGCCACCAACATCGCGGGGACCAGCAACATGGTCGCCCTGGCCGAGGCCGCCGGAGCCCTGCTCTACCACGTGTCCACGGCGTTCGTCGGGGTCGGCAGCACGGTCGGTCGCGGTGAGCAGGCCGCCGGCTACGCGGCCTCCAAGGCCCAGGGTGAGGACGTCGTACGACGGGCCACGGTGCCGCACGTGATCCTGCGGCCGAGCGTCGTGATCGGGGACTCCGAGACCGGCGAGATGGCAGCCTTCCAGGGCCTGCACCAGGTCGTGCAGGGGCTCTTCGCCGGCCTCGTGCCGATCATCCCCTTCGACGCCGCCTGGCCGATCGACTTCGTCCCCGTCGACGTCGTCGCCGACTGCATCGCCACCGTGGTGGAGAAGCGCGTGACCGAGGGTGAGCTCTGGCTCGCCGCGGGCGACCGCGCGCTGCGCCTCGACGACGCGATGGACGTCGCGGTCGAGTGGGCCCACCGGTGCGGCGTCGAGGTCGACACCCCGCGGTTCGTCACCCCCGACCTGTGGGACCGGCTCATCGCGCCGGTGTTCCTCGACGAGCTGCCCGACTTCGTGGCCAGGTCGGTGACCCGGATGCTGGAGTTCTTCACGACGTACCTCCAGGACGGGCAGACCAAGCCGAGCAGCCTGCGCGAGCTCGAGGCCCTCGGCGCGATGCCGCTGCCGGACCAGACCGAGTCCCTCGCCGCGAGCCTGCACCACTGGGCCGACGTCAAGGGGCACCACCTGTGCGAGGCGACCAGGAGCGCGGCGTGA
- a CDS encoding aspartate aminotransferase family protein, which yields MNHLDRDLVLARYDQHVSSSLANIARMVSTPVETHAEGAHVHGSDGRTYLDCGGFGVFLLGHRHPKVVEAVHRQLDRNPLATRLFLNPELADAAAELASVSPAGLDKVFLTNSGAEATEVGIKLARLAGKGRVVATTGGFHGKTTGALSVTGRPQYRDPFGPLLPGVEFVAFGDLAALEAVIGPDTVVILEPVQAEGGVRVPPPGYLRAVRDLCTTRGALLVLDEIQTGLGRLGTWWGADREGVSPDVLLTGKILGGGVMPVGGVVATAEVFAPLDADPLLHSSTFAGSPLASAAVSATIGVLREEGLVERTAELGPHVLEMTRAAMEQHCPHLVTETRGEGLLVGVDLVTAEAATELLIALLDEGVIPSYSLNSSNVLRLTPPAVLTTDDLHRLESALDRAAATLGRTLRAAA from the coding sequence GTGAACCACCTCGACCGCGACCTGGTGCTCGCCAGGTACGACCAGCACGTCAGCTCCTCCCTCGCCAACATCGCCCGGATGGTGTCGACCCCGGTCGAGACCCACGCCGAGGGCGCCCACGTCCACGGCAGCGACGGCCGGACCTACCTCGACTGCGGCGGCTTCGGGGTGTTCCTTCTCGGGCACCGCCACCCCAAGGTCGTCGAGGCGGTCCACCGCCAGCTGGACCGCAACCCCCTGGCCACGCGGCTGTTCCTCAATCCCGAGCTCGCCGACGCGGCCGCGGAGCTGGCGTCGGTGTCCCCCGCCGGGCTCGACAAGGTGTTCCTGACCAACTCCGGCGCCGAGGCGACCGAGGTCGGCATCAAGCTCGCCCGCCTCGCCGGCAAGGGACGCGTCGTCGCGACCACCGGTGGCTTCCACGGCAAGACGACCGGCGCGCTCAGCGTCACCGGCCGGCCGCAGTACCGCGACCCGTTCGGGCCGCTGCTGCCCGGCGTGGAGTTCGTCGCCTTCGGCGACCTGGCCGCGCTCGAGGCGGTGATCGGCCCCGACACCGTCGTCATCCTCGAGCCGGTGCAGGCCGAGGGCGGCGTGCGGGTGCCGCCTCCCGGCTACCTCCGCGCGGTGCGCGACCTGTGCACCACGCGCGGCGCGCTGCTCGTGCTCGACGAGATCCAGACGGGTCTCGGCCGGCTCGGCACGTGGTGGGGTGCGGACCGGGAGGGCGTCTCCCCCGACGTGCTGCTCACCGGCAAGATCCTCGGCGGCGGCGTGATGCCGGTCGGCGGAGTCGTGGCCACCGCCGAGGTGTTCGCGCCCCTCGACGCCGACCCCCTGCTGCACTCCAGCACCTTCGCCGGCAGCCCGCTGGCCAGCGCGGCCGTGTCCGCGACGATCGGCGTCCTCCGCGAGGAGGGGCTGGTCGAGCGCACCGCCGAGCTCGGCCCGCACGTGCTGGAGATGACCCGCGCCGCCATGGAGCAGCACTGCCCGCACCTGGTGACCGAGACCCGGGGCGAGGGGCTCCTCGTCGGCGTGGACCTGGTCACCGCCGAGGCGGCTACCGAGCTCCTCATCGCCCTGCTCGACGAGGGCGTCATCCCGTCGTACTCCCTCAACTCCAGCAACGTCCTGCGGCTCACCCCGCCGGCCGTGCTGACCACCGACGACCTGCACCGGCTCGAGTCCGCACTGGACCGGGCAGCAGCCACCCTCGGCCGGACCCTCCGCGCCGCCGCCTGA
- a CDS encoding type II toxin-antitoxin system RatA family toxin: MRIVEILIDVPDRTATEAYAALADFERYPDLADAVNSVAVTRVAEHVTRSAWEVKFRNGLLRWVEEDTFDAAGRTITFRQLEGDVAVFDGSWRCLDAADGARIAFHARIDMGIPSLADALEPIAARTLVDNTVAIVGGLLDGAALHASSVATPDQQAVA, encoded by the coding sequence ATGCGCATCGTCGAGATCCTCATCGACGTCCCGGACCGGACCGCCACCGAGGCGTACGCCGCCCTGGCCGACTTCGAGCGCTACCCGGACCTCGCCGACGCCGTCAACAGCGTCGCGGTCACCCGGGTCGCCGAGCACGTCACCCGCTCCGCGTGGGAGGTGAAGTTCCGCAACGGCCTGCTCCGCTGGGTCGAGGAGGACACCTTCGACGCCGCGGGTAGGACCATCACGTTCCGCCAGCTCGAGGGGGACGTGGCCGTCTTCGACGGCTCCTGGCGCTGCCTCGACGCGGCGGACGGGGCCCGGATCGCCTTCCACGCACGGATCGACATGGGCATCCCCAGCCTGGCCGACGCGCTGGAGCCGATCGCCGCCCGCACGCTGGTGGACAACACCGTCGCGATCGTCGGCGGCCTCCTCGACGGCGCCGCCCTGCACGCCTCGAGCGTGGCCACGCCGGACCAGCAGGCGGTGGCGTGA
- a CDS encoding acyl-CoA dehydrogenase family protein yields MTIMRRERATLEDYLPGLDKYLADRPLEELEAPGNGSLEVFREVGGPALMVPADLGGKGASLVDAVRIQRAVGSRSPSLAVASTMHHFSVASLVELTAVGDGFEWAMLTAIAEQQWLLSSGFAEGRPGQHILSPGMRGTAVEGGLLVNGVKKPCSLTWSMHLMSASVAVTDPDGGPDRLAIVLIPAESEGLERTRFWQSPALTGAESDQVTLTDVLVPEALVFYPEDGDHMDPIQARGFVWFELLVSASYLGAATRLAERVLREHRGSDQDRTDLAVELETAMAALEEVARASETSEDDDDLLARALFARYATERTIERVVMAASAAAGGMAFIGSGEVAYLLAATRALAFHPPSRAAASGPLAAYLAGEPLAL; encoded by the coding sequence ATGACGATCATGAGGCGCGAGCGCGCGACGCTCGAGGACTACCTCCCCGGCCTGGACAAGTACCTCGCCGACCGGCCCCTGGAGGAGCTCGAGGCGCCCGGCAACGGGTCGCTCGAGGTCTTCCGCGAGGTCGGGGGGCCGGCGCTCATGGTGCCCGCGGACCTCGGCGGCAAGGGGGCCAGCCTGGTCGACGCCGTGCGCATCCAGCGCGCGGTCGGCAGCCGGTCCCCCAGCCTGGCCGTGGCCAGCACCATGCACCACTTCTCGGTCGCCTCGCTCGTCGAGCTGACCGCCGTCGGTGACGGCTTCGAGTGGGCCATGCTCACCGCCATCGCGGAGCAGCAGTGGCTGCTGTCCTCGGGGTTCGCCGAGGGCCGGCCCGGCCAGCACATCCTGTCCCCCGGCATGCGGGGCACCGCCGTCGAGGGCGGCCTCCTCGTCAACGGCGTCAAGAAGCCCTGCTCGCTCACCTGGTCGATGCACCTGATGTCGGCCAGCGTCGCCGTCACCGACCCCGACGGCGGCCCCGACCGGCTGGCCATCGTGCTCATCCCGGCCGAGTCCGAGGGCCTCGAGCGCACGAGGTTCTGGCAGTCGCCGGCGCTCACCGGCGCCGAGAGCGACCAGGTCACGCTGACCGACGTGCTCGTCCCCGAAGCGCTCGTGTTCTACCCCGAGGACGGCGACCACATGGACCCGATCCAGGCGCGCGGCTTCGTGTGGTTCGAGCTGCTCGTCTCCGCGTCGTACCTCGGCGCGGCGACCCGCCTGGCCGAGCGCGTGCTGCGCGAGCACCGCGGGTCCGACCAGGACCGGACCGACCTCGCCGTCGAGCTGGAGACCGCGATGGCCGCGCTGGAGGAGGTGGCGCGGGCCTCGGAGACCAGCGAGGACGACGACGACCTCCTCGCGCGCGCGCTGTTCGCGCGCTACGCGACCGAGCGCACCATCGAGCGCGTCGTGATGGCCGCCTCGGCGGCCGCCGGGGGGATGGCGTTCATCGGCAGCGGCGAGGTCGCCTACCTCCTCGCCGCCACCCGCGCCCTGGCCTTCCACCCGCCCTCCCGAGCGGCCGCCTCCGGCCCGCTCGCGGCGTACCTCGCCGGCGAACCGCTGGCCCTCTAG
- a CDS encoding bifunctional lysylphosphatidylglycerol flippase/synthetase MprF encodes MTSQTLHAPQTEPSSAQLLERHADNPSAYLALNEGTQHFRAPGIDGLVAYRPAGRRALVQLGGAFAAPEDRPALLAAFATYAEERRRRIVAVQLLREDAELYAANGFVVNQLGANYARALAGFDLKGKKHVSLRNKVSRARRAGVTVTETPLDARLRRELEEVDAVWLRAKGRHVKEIQLMVGEVGGEAQAQRRLFVARDEAGQVLGYLSFAPVFGSRAGWLHDLSRRRPDAPPGVLELLVVSAVEAFRAEGAGFLHFGMTPFTGLDPAHEVEGASPMTARFVRLLAEKGSFVYPAAAQLAYKEKWALDLVEPEYVAFQGRLTPGALVALLRVTNSV; translated from the coding sequence ATGACCAGCCAGACCCTGCACGCCCCCCAGACCGAGCCGTCGTCCGCACAGCTGCTTGAGCGCCACGCCGACAACCCGTCGGCCTACCTCGCCCTCAACGAGGGCACGCAGCACTTCCGCGCACCCGGCATCGACGGCCTCGTGGCCTACCGCCCGGCCGGCCGGCGGGCCCTCGTCCAGCTCGGCGGCGCCTTTGCGGCACCGGAGGACCGGCCGGCCCTGCTGGCCGCGTTCGCGACGTACGCCGAGGAGCGGCGGCGACGGATCGTCGCCGTCCAGCTGCTCCGTGAGGACGCGGAGCTCTACGCCGCCAACGGCTTCGTGGTGAACCAGCTCGGCGCGAACTACGCCCGGGCGCTCGCGGGGTTCGACCTCAAGGGCAAGAAGCACGTGTCACTGCGCAACAAGGTCTCCCGCGCCCGGCGCGCCGGCGTCACGGTGACCGAGACCCCGCTCGACGCGCGTCTGCGGCGCGAGCTCGAGGAGGTCGACGCCGTCTGGCTGCGCGCCAAGGGCAGGCACGTCAAGGAGATCCAGCTCATGGTCGGCGAGGTCGGCGGCGAGGCCCAGGCGCAGCGCCGGCTCTTCGTCGCCCGTGACGAGGCCGGGCAGGTGCTCGGCTACCTCTCCTTCGCCCCCGTCTTCGGCAGCCGCGCGGGCTGGCTGCACGACCTCTCGCGACGTCGTCCCGACGCCCCGCCCGGGGTGCTCGAGCTGCTCGTGGTCAGTGCGGTGGAGGCCTTCCGGGCCGAGGGTGCGGGCTTCCTCCACTTCGGGATGACGCCGTTCACCGGCCTCGACCCGGCGCACGAGGTCGAGGGGGCCAGCCCGATGACGGCGCGGTTCGTGCGCCTGCTCGCGGAGAAGGGCTCGTTCGTCTACCCGGCGGCCGCCCAGCTGGCCTACAAGGAGAAGTGGGCGCTGGACCTGGTCGAGCCGGAGTACGTCGCCTTCCAGGGCCGGCTCACGCCGGGGGCCCTGGTGGCACTGCTGCGGGTGACCAACTCGGTCTGA